In Haliotis asinina isolate JCU_RB_2024 chromosome 16, JCU_Hal_asi_v2, whole genome shotgun sequence, the following are encoded in one genomic region:
- the LOC137268592 gene encoding iduronate 2-sulfatase-like, whose protein sequence is MLRVTLLLLAVTAAWARMNVLFLVSDDMRPELSIFEGKDFPSPVHPPMHSPNLDALARKSLLLKRAHVQQAVCSPSRSSLLTGRRPDTTHVYDLVVYWRDVGGNFTTIPQYFKEHGYRTIGSGKIFHPGHASNNNDPISWTDPYFESGPQANNFVYKEKVSWLNVPMDVLKNNSLQDTQNADYVINMIKQVAPQARSGERPFFIAQGFHKPHLPFVAPQTFFDMYPESSISLPANPYAPDKMPEIAWSSYGELRGYVDIRKLNVTGDINTTLPNDVILNLRRAYYSALSYTDYELGRVVQELENQGLANNTIISFWGDHGWQLGEHGEWCKHTDFELATHAPMMVHVPGLTDKGIVTEELTEFVDLFPTLVEAAGLPPIGLCPENSTDVLVCTEGTSLMPLITNPASPNWKKAVFSQYPRSDDGGHQMGYSMTTDKYRYTEWVKFDQKPLYKPDWNKVYGVELYDHIKDPEENFNLAYNTAEKELVSELRVKLHAGWRAARPRDN, encoded by the coding sequence ATGCTCAGGGTGACTCTTCTGCTGCTGGCGGTGACTGCCGCCTGGGCTCGTATGAATGTGTTGTTTTTGGTTTCCGATGATATGAGGCCGGAACTCTCCATTTTTGAAGGAAAAGACTTCCCCAGTCCTGTCCATCCTCCGATGCATTCACCAAACCTTGATGCCCTCGCCCGCAAGAGTCTTCTGTTGAAGAGAGCCCATGTTCAGCAAGCTGTGTGTTCTCCTAGCAGATCATCTCTCCTCACAGGACGAAGACCGGATACTACACATGTGTATGATCTGGTAGTGTATTGGAGAGATGTAGGAGGGAACTTCACCACCATCCCTCAGTATTTTAAGGAACACGGGTACAGAACGATAGGATCGGGTAAGATTTTCCATCCAGGACATGCATCCAATAACAACGACCCGATCTCCTGGACAGACCCATATTTTGAGTCAGGACCACAAGCCAATAACTTTGTTTATAAAGAAAAGGTGAGTTGGTTGAATGTGCCGATGGATGTTCTTAAGAACAACTCCCTTCAAGACACTCAGAATGCTGATTACGTCATTAATATGATTAAACAAGTGGCCCCTCAAGCCAGATCTGGAGAACGTCCTTTCTTCATCGCTCAAGGATTCCACAAACCTCATCTGCCTTTTGTGGCACCACAGACATTCTTTGACATGTACCCCGAGTCTTCCATCAGTCTTCCAGCCAACCCATACGCACCTGATAAGATGCCAGAAATTGCATGGTCCAGTTATGGAGAGCTTAGAGGATACGTTGACATTCGGAAACTTAACGTAACAGGAGACATCAACACTACACTCCCAAATGATGTCATTCTCAACTTGAGGAGAGCATACTACAGCGCCCTCAGCTACACGGACTACGAACTCGGACGAGTCGTCCAAGAGCTGGAGAACCAAGGCTTGGCCAACAATACAATTATCTCCTTCTGGGGAGATCACGGTTGGCAACTGGGGGAACATGGTGAGTGGTGCAAACACACGGACTTTGAGCTTGCCACACACGCCCCTATGATGGTACATGTGCCGGGTCTCACTGACAAGGGCATCGTGACGGAAGAACTCACCGAGTTTGTGGATCTGTTTCCCACTCTGGTGGAAGCTGCGGGTCTACCTCCTATTGGTCTATGTCCAGAAAACTCCACCGACGTTCTTGTCTGCACTGAAGGCACTAGTTTGATGCCTCTGATAACAAACCCAGCAAGTCCCAACTGGAAGAAGGCTGTGTTCTCCCAGTACCCAAGATCTGACGACGGAGGTCACCAGATGGGATACAGCATGACTACAGATAAATACAGGTACACAGAATGGGTGAAGTTCGATCAGAAGCCTCTCTATAAACCAGACTGGAACAAAGTTTATGGTGTTGAGTTGTACGACCATATTAAGGACCCCGAGGAAAACTTTAACTTGGCCTATAATACTGCTGAAAAGGAACTTGTGTCAGAACTACGGGTAAAACTGCATGCTGGATGGAGGGCTGCGAGACCAAGGGACAATTAA
- the LOC137267611 gene encoding small ribosomal subunit protein mS22-like — protein MAAPLDKVMCVVSSQLLRWFRRCHPVGAQLRSSVCNRTPALQAAFCSSSQQEEKDPFQVFLNSDIQKLLRRITGFDIMKITQPKPTTLSKPKYKLLTDEELEQIGQKALRRAKQRLQMPPYMRMRRPISEVLTQDPDLEGLETSKLVFTDITFGVSDRSRLIVVRDPNGTLRKASWEERDKINQIYNPREGRMLVMPQMFLDENLENLLKKKKYTYILDRACVQFEPDHPDYIRITHRCYQSIHDLRDYHDLRSTRHFGPMAFHLVWNKQIDYLLIDMLLRNLAHDAAYLVNIYNLVHTQTASAIYCSDNHVEDVVKVYLEHDCRHKAELELAIQSVDPEKARTAKAEAIRRYTTLYPRSKPSPVTTETQ, from the exons ATGGCTGCGCCCTTGGATAAAGTCATGTGCGTTGTTAGCAGTCAATTACTTCGGTGGTTTAGACGATGTCATCCCGTTGGTGCACAGTTGCGATCATCAGTTTGCAACAGGACACCTGCTTTGCAAG CTGCCTTCTGTTCTTCAAGTCAGCAAGAGGAGAAAGATCCGTTCCAAGTCTTTTTGAATAGTGACATCCAGAAACTACTCAGAAGAATCACTGGTTTTGATATAATGAAGATCACTCAGCCTAAACCCACAACTCTCTCCAAACCTAAGTACAAGCTTTTGACAGATGAAGAACTGGAGCAG ATAGGACAAAAGGCGCTGAGACGAGCCAAGCAGCGCCTTCAAATGCCCCCATATATGAGGATGAGACGGCCAATCTCAGAAGTGTTGACACAAGATCCAGATCTTGAGGGATTAGAGACATCCAAACTGGTATTTACAGACATCACCTTTGGTGTGTCCGACAGG AGTCGTTTGATTGTTGTCCGTGATCCAAACGGAACTTTGAGAAAGGCATCATGGGAAGAACGAGACAAGATCAACCAGATCTACAACCCTCGCGAAGGAAGGATGCTGGTGATGCCACAGATGTTTCTGGATGAAAACCTTGAG AATTTgttgaagaagaagaaatataCTTACATTCTGGACAGGGCATGTGTTCAGTTTGAGCCAGATCACCCAGACTACATCAGG ATTACTCACAGATGTTACCAGTCTATCCATGATCTGCGAGACTATCATGACCTCCGATCTACAAGGCATTTTGGACCAATGGCCTTTCATTTAGTCTGGAACAAACAGATAGACTACCTGCTGATTGACATGCTGTTGAGAAACCT AGCTCATGATGCTGCCTACTTGGTGAACATTTACAACCTTGTACATACACAGACAGCATCTGCCATTTACTGCAGTGACAATCATGTAGAGGATGTTGTCAAG GTGTACCTTGAGCATGATTGTAGACACAAAGCGGAACTGGAACTGGCGATCCAGAGTGTGGACCCAGAGAAGGCGAGGACAGCCAAGGCAGAGGCCATCAGGAGATACACCACACTATACCCGAGAAGTAAACCCAGCCCTGTCACAACTGAAACCCAATGA